One Benincasa hispida cultivar B227 chromosome 5, ASM972705v1, whole genome shotgun sequence genomic window carries:
- the LOC120077071 gene encoding uncharacterized protein LOC120077071 has product MALEEWIWVKPNEWSLAVSPATLFLAASFTSMASFLLSPAPFTRISSASSSYRLMSDFQKWNVGIFKTWNLKAFPLSPVNFRRRRTLIYAVNQDAEEAFKKTVEVDRLIDTLRNASSIELQKLVLQNVLAFNESFWIRLAARTDTCKSEDDKKDYEELAAAVMSIVDHLVHKTKEKIESSTDILKEILKPVVDEVEEIAWPPRDPGALKLMEKEIIHREQEGQLDEGFLAEVSAQLRQAKEDGDKPGLEAMLQKVLQLYASRVLSKRSYAKKGEEVLKAELFLETIIKAPEEEWNKLLIDGLTIGKGDVLPDELDGVIKKRIERTLIRTEGGSYQQRVLTEYLKGIQSRSEEIVQLLQGKTQ; this is encoded by the exons atggccTTAGAGGAATGGATTTGGGTAAAGCCGAATGAATGGTCGTTGGCTGTCTCTCCCGCCACACTCTTTCTCGCTGCTTCCTTCACTTCCATGGCGTCCTTCTTGCTCTCTCCTGCTCCATTCACTCGCATTTCTTCTGCTTCATCTTCTTACCGTCTG ATGTCAGATTTTCAGAAATGGAACGTTGGAATTTTCAAGACATGGAATCTCAAAGCATTTCCCTTAAGTCCAGTCAACTTCAGGAGGAG GAGAACTTTAATATATGCAGTCAATCAAGATGCTGAGGAAGCATTCAAGAAGACTGTAGAAGTAGATAGACTGATAGATACCCTGAGGAATGCAAGTTCAATAGAG CTTCAGAAACTTGTCCTTCAAAATGTCCTAGCTTTCAATGAGAGTTTCTGGATCCGATTAGCAGCAAGAACCGATACCTGCAAATCAGAGGACGATAAA AAAGATTACGAGGAATTGGCTGCCGCAGTAATGAGTATAGTGGATCACCTTGTCCATAAAACTAag GAAAAAATAGAATCGTCTACTGATATTCTTAAGGAGATTCTAAAACCTGTAGTTGACGAAGTGGAAGAGATAGCTTGGCCCCCCAGGGATCCTGGGGCACTGAAGCTAATGGAAAAG GAAATAATCCATCGAGAGCAAGAAGGGCAATTAGATGAAGGCTTTCTCGCAGAAGTTAGTGCTCAACTACGCCAA GCAAAAGAAGATGGAGACAAGCCAGGGTTAGAGGCTATGTTACAAAAAGTTTTGCAACTTTATGCATCTAGAGTTCTTTCTAAAAGAAGTTATGCAAAGAAAG GAGAGGAAGTCTTGAAAGCTGAACTGTTTTTAGAAACCATAATCAAAG CTCCTGAAGAAGAGTGGAACAAGCTCTTGATCGATGGATTGACCATTGGAAAAGGGGACGTCTTACCAGACGAACTGGATGGCGTCATTAAGAAACGAATTGAACGGACTCTAATACGAACA GAGGGAGGGTCTTATCAACAGCGCGTGCTCACCGAGTATCTAAAAGGGATCCAATCAAGGTCAGAGGAGATAGTCCAGTTGCTTCAAGGCAAGACGCAGTAG
- the LOC120077354 gene encoding uncharacterized protein LOC120077354 — protein sequence MVVWNNMVEESKEQVDALTPEDIAWVDSCLIKETPDISDGNWNHIKDALLEILDLYPQSFESSHAVSHNAPGGSNGDIDVDMLSPNNVKEPTFSSRDSDDPMNETGIASEDPQKHDDIDTSLLQTLIKNPFLPTYKEEVEGNDENNQAGFEHELSEIGSESPINDIFHVWDLNFPPVEDELVEQLNKALTENYVESTPSMDGNLLVLKDLKEDLLDDLINSISDLSLEQTKN from the coding sequence ATGGTTGTATGGAACAACATGGTCGAAGAATCTAAAGAGCAAGTCGATGCTCTTACTCCTGAAGACATTGCTTGGGTTGATTCTTGTCTGATTAAAGAGACACCAGATATTTCAGATGGCAATTGGAACCACATAAAGGATGCCTTATTAGAAATCCTTGACCTGTATCCTCAAAGTTTTGAATCTTCTCATGCTGTGAGCCATAATGCTCCAGGAGGTAGTAATGGCGACATCGACGTTGACATGCTTTCCCCTAACAATGTGAAGGAGCCTACATTTTCCTCGAGAGATAGTGATGATCCTATGAATGAAACAGGAATAGCTTCGGAAGATCCACAAAAGCACGACGACATTGATACTTCTCTGTTACAAACTCTTATCAAGAATCCATTTTTACCCACTTACAAAGAGGAGGTAGAAGGGAATGATGAGAATAATCAAGCTGGATTTGAGCATGAATTATCAGAAATTGGATCTGAGTCCCCAATTAATGATATTTTCCATGTTTGGGATTTGAACTTCCCACCAGTCGAAGATGAGCTCGTTGAGCAGCTGAACAAAGCCCTTACCGAAAATTATGTTGAATCGACCCCGTCAATGGATGGTAATCTTCTTGTGTTGAAAGACTTGAAGGAAGatttacttgatgacttgaTCAATAGCATTTCTGACTTATCTTTGGAACAGACTAAAAACTAG
- the LOC120077868 gene encoding zinc finger protein GIS2, translating to MSSDSRSRSRSRSRSPLDRKIRSDRFSYRDAPYRRESRRGFSRDNLCKNCKRPGHFARECPNVAICHNCGLPGHIASECTTKSLCWNCREPGHMASSCPNEGICHTCGKAGHRARDCTAPPMPPGDLRLCNNCYKQGHIAADCTNEKACNNCRKTGHLARDCPNDPICNLCNVSGHVARQCPKSNVLGDRGDRGIGSGGGSGRGGASGYRDVVCRNCQQLGHMSRDCMGPLLICHNCGGRGHLAYECPSGRFMDRYPRRY from the exons ATGAGTTCAGATAGCAGGAGTCGAAGCAGGAGCAGAAGCAGGAGCCCACTGGATCGTAAGATCCGGTCTGATCGTTTTTCATATCGTGATGCACCATACAGGAGAGAATCACGTCGGGGTTTCAG TCGAGACAATCTTTGCAAGAATTGCAAGCGGCCTGGCCATTTTGCAAGAGAATGTCCCAATGTGGCAATTTGTCACAATTGTGGTCTCCCTGG GCATATTGCTTCAGAGTGCACAACAAAGTCACTATGTTGGAACTGTCGAGAACCTGGTCACATGGCAAGTAGCTGTCCCAATGAAGGCATTTGCCACACCTGTGGTAAGGCGGGACATCGAGCCAGGGATTGCACGGCTCCTCCGATGCCACCTGGGGACTTGAGGCTTTGCAATAATTGCTACAAGCAAGGTCATATAGCAGCTGATTGTACTAATGAGAaggcatgcaacaattgcaggAAGACAGGCCATCTTGCTCGCGATTGTCCAAATGACCCTATTTGCAACCTGTGTAATGTATCAGGGCATGTGGCCAGACAGTGTCCAAAGTCCAATGTCCTTGGAGACCGGGGAGACCGAGGCATCGGCAGTGGTGGTGGCAGTGGACGTGGTGGTGCTAGTGGTTACCGAGATGTTGTGTGCAGGAACTGCCAGCAGCTTGGCCATATGAGTAGGGATTGCATGGGCCCTTTGTTGATCTGCCATAACTGCGGGGGACGTGGTCACCTGGCATATGAATGCCCTTCTGGTCGGTTTATGGATCGTTATCCTAGGAGGTACTAG